One genomic window of Onychomys torridus chromosome 19, mOncTor1.1, whole genome shotgun sequence includes the following:
- the Hebp2 gene encoding heme-binding protein 2 isoform X1, which produces MAEEPEPDLEAAEDTVEPVVEMPSWKAPEDTDPQPGSYEIRHYGPAKWVSTCVESMDWDSAIQTGFTKLNGYIQGKNEKEMKMRLTAPVTSCVEPGSGPFSESTITISLCVPSEQQSDPPRPSESDVFIEDRAGMTVFVRSFDGFCSGQRNQEQLLTLANILREEGKVFNERVFYTAGYSSPFQLLDRNNEVWLIQTNEPSKENE; this is translated from the exons ATGGCCGAGGAGCCAGAGCCAGACCTCGAGGCGGCAGAGGACACAGTGGAGCCGGTCGTGGAGATGCCGAGCTGGAAGGCTCCGGAGGACACAGACCCCCAG CCTGGAAGTTATGAGATCCGACACTACGGACCAGCCAAGTGGGTCAGCACTTGTGTGGAGTCTATGGACTGGGATTCAGCCATCCAGACTGGCTTCACAAAATTGAATGGCTACATTCAAGGCAAAAATGAGAAAG AGATGAAAATGAGGCTCACGGCTCCAGTGACAAGCTGTGTGGAGCCCGGCTCTGGCCCTTTCAGTGAGTCTACCATTACCATTTCCCTGTGTGTGCCCTCTGAGCAGCAATCCGATCCACCCCGGCCTTCAGAGTCAGATGTCTTCATTGAAGACAGAGCTGGAATGACCGTGTTTGTGCG GTCTTTTGACGGATTCTGCAGTGGCCAAAGGAATCAAGAACAACTTTTAACATTAGCAAACATtttgagggaagaaggaaaagtttTCAACGAAAGGGTCTTTTATACTGCTGGCTACAGTAGTCCTTTCCAATTACTTGATAGAAATAACGAAGTGTGGCTGATTCAGACAAATGAGCCCTCCAAAGAAAATGAGTAA
- the Hebp2 gene encoding heme-binding protein 2 isoform X2 — MAEEPEPDLEAAEDTVEPVVEMPSWKAPEDTDPQPGSYEIRHYGPAKWVSTCVESMDWDSAIQTGFTKLNGYIQGKNEKEMKMRLTAPVTSCVEPGSGPFSESTITISLCVPSEQQSDPPRPSESDVFIEDRAGMTVFVRLRRVLILPWKMYVKRHRGFCIGSLVMLWPVWFNF; from the exons ATGGCCGAGGAGCCAGAGCCAGACCTCGAGGCGGCAGAGGACACAGTGGAGCCGGTCGTGGAGATGCCGAGCTGGAAGGCTCCGGAGGACACAGACCCCCAG CCTGGAAGTTATGAGATCCGACACTACGGACCAGCCAAGTGGGTCAGCACTTGTGTGGAGTCTATGGACTGGGATTCAGCCATCCAGACTGGCTTCACAAAATTGAATGGCTACATTCAAGGCAAAAATGAGAAAG AGATGAAAATGAGGCTCACGGCTCCAGTGACAAGCTGTGTGGAGCCCGGCTCTGGCCCTTTCAGTGAGTCTACCATTACCATTTCCCTGTGTGTGCCCTCTGAGCAGCAATCCGATCCACCCCGGCCTTCAGAGTCAGATGTCTTCATTGAAGACAGAGCTGGAATGACCGTGTTTGTGCG ACTGAGAAGAGTTTTAATTCTTCCCTGGAAGATGTATGTGAAACGGCATCGAGGGTTCTGCATAGGAAGCCTGGTGATGCTTTGGCCTGTGTGGTTCAACTTCTAG